A genomic stretch from Echeneis naucrates chromosome 6, fEcheNa1.1, whole genome shotgun sequence includes:
- the sec61b gene encoding protein transport protein Sec61 subunit beta, which yields MPGPAASATNVGASGRSPSKTVAPRAAGSTVRQRKATSSGTRSGGRTTGSAGTGGMWRFYTEDSPGLKVGPVPVLVMSLLFIASVFMLHIWGKYTRS from the exons atg CCTGGACCAGCAGCAAGTGCAACCAATGTTGGGGCATCTGGCCGTTCACCCAGCAAGACAGTGGCCCCCCGTGCAGCAGGCTCCACAGTCAGACAGAG GAAAGCTACCAGCAGTGGTACACGCAGCGGTGGCAGGACCACTGGATCAGCTGGCACTGGTGGCATGTGGCGCTTCTACACAGAAGACTCACCAGGCCTCAAAGT TGGTCCGGTACCAGTGCTGGTGATGAGTCTTCTTTTCATTGCTTCAGTCTTCATGCTGCATATCTGGGGGAAGTATACCCGCTCTTAA